One window of Bacillus sp. THAF10 genomic DNA carries:
- a CDS encoding sulfite exporter TauE/SafE family protein: MESTYMLLSLIGFVATFVGTLGGGGGLINLPAMLLLGLPIHTAIAANKFSNTFSSFSSFFAIWKKGEVNLKIGLKVIPFTMVGGIIGATIASLLKEEILLFIAFCLLIFATTLNILKGRRNKQTQPGNEKLFLPAYIGIGSYDGLFGPGQATLLMHSFMNAGFSFLTSIGLTRLQTFSSCIVSFMVYLSLGHFDWRVGVSLGIGSVLGAQAAIRVADKLTFLPWKHILSAFSIYLIFYLAYKLFI; encoded by the coding sequence ATGGAAAGTACATACATGCTGCTGTCGTTGATAGGGTTTGTTGCCACATTCGTCGGTACTTTAGGAGGTGGAGGAGGTTTAATCAATCTTCCAGCCATGCTGTTGTTAGGTTTACCCATTCATACTGCTATTGCTGCAAATAAATTTTCCAATACGTTTAGTTCGTTTTCTAGTTTTTTCGCCATATGGAAAAAAGGAGAAGTAAATTTAAAAATAGGCTTGAAGGTTATTCCATTTACGATGGTCGGGGGAATCATAGGGGCTACCATTGCATCTCTGTTAAAAGAGGAAATTCTATTATTTATCGCTTTTTGTTTACTTATCTTCGCGACAACCTTAAACATCCTAAAAGGAAGAAGGAACAAACAGACGCAACCTGGGAATGAAAAACTTTTTTTACCTGCTTATATCGGGATTGGTTCCTACGATGGACTTTTTGGACCAGGTCAAGCAACGTTACTTATGCATAGTTTTATGAATGCGGGCTTCTCCTTTCTTACAAGTATCGGCCTTACTAGACTTCAAACCTTTTCAAGCTGCATCGTTTCCTTTATGGTCTATTTATCCTTAGGGCATTTTGACTGGCGCGTGGGGGTATCTTTAGGGATTGGCTCCGTGCTTGGGGCACAGGCTGCCATTAGGGTTGCTGATAAGCTTACTTTTTTGCCCTGGAAGCACATCTTAAGTGCCTTTTCTATTTACCTTATTTTTTACCTAGCTTACAAGCTTTTTATATAG
- a CDS encoding ABC transporter ATP-binding protein, giving the protein METFKKLKDFYWPYRKNFYISLVFLLLVTVITVIYPVILQITIDEVISKQQFEFVPYIAIGFIGLMALKGVFTFFNQYLGDLFGIRSVYRLRNELYEKLQFLPFRYYDNAKTGDLMSRLTADVEGFRFFLSFGFAELIRFALLVTISLSLMFYYSVALTFVTLLAMPFLAIVTYRFDKRVHPAFRGIRKSFGKLNTNVQENISGINTVKSLSREDHQIGKFNNSNVDYKDKFIATSNVWAKFFPLMEFIGNACVVGLLAFGGYLVISGDLSNGELVAFFSLVWYIVWPIANLGFVINQFSQAKASGERLLEILEAEEDIQDHPDAKDVAKLDGHVTFEGVTFAYPNEEKNALEEVSFDAPPGKQIGLIGETGSGKTSITQLITRFYEPQSGRILIDGEEVNNYSLYTLRNQIGFVLQESFLFSSTIKSNIAYGRPNALMDEIVRAAKMAQAHDFIMELPDGYDTMLGERGMGLSGGQKQRIAIARALILDPSILVLDDATSAVDMQTEFNIQRELKAALAGRTTFIIAHRISSLKHADEILVLEEGKVIERGTHEELVAKNGAYRRIYDIQYKDQKTVLEAQTN; this is encoded by the coding sequence GTGGAGACTTTTAAGAAGTTAAAAGATTTTTATTGGCCTTACAGGAAAAACTTCTATATTTCATTAGTGTTTTTACTATTGGTAACAGTGATCACGGTCATCTATCCTGTGATATTACAAATAACAATAGATGAAGTAATCAGTAAACAGCAGTTTGAATTTGTACCGTACATTGCAATTGGATTTATCGGTCTGATGGCCTTAAAAGGGGTATTTACGTTTTTTAACCAATACCTCGGTGATTTGTTCGGTATCAGGTCGGTTTACCGCTTACGTAACGAGCTTTATGAGAAATTGCAATTTCTACCGTTCCGATACTATGATAATGCTAAAACAGGGGATTTGATGTCTAGGCTAACAGCCGATGTAGAAGGATTTCGTTTCTTTCTTTCCTTTGGTTTTGCCGAGCTGATTCGTTTTGCATTATTAGTTACCATCAGTTTAAGTTTAATGTTTTATTATTCCGTCGCGCTGACATTTGTCACACTTTTGGCAATGCCATTTCTTGCGATTGTTACCTACAGATTTGATAAAAGGGTTCATCCGGCTTTTAGGGGAATACGAAAATCCTTTGGTAAATTGAATACAAATGTACAGGAAAACATCAGTGGAATTAATACGGTAAAATCTCTATCTAGAGAAGACCATCAAATAGGGAAATTTAATAATTCCAATGTTGATTATAAGGATAAGTTTATTGCTACCTCTAATGTTTGGGCAAAATTCTTCCCACTAATGGAGTTCATTGGGAATGCTTGTGTCGTAGGGTTGCTTGCATTTGGAGGCTACTTAGTCATTTCAGGGGATTTGTCAAATGGTGAACTGGTCGCGTTCTTTAGTCTTGTTTGGTATATTGTTTGGCCAATTGCCAACCTTGGATTTGTGATAAATCAATTTTCTCAAGCAAAAGCCTCTGGAGAGCGTTTGCTTGAGATTTTAGAAGCAGAAGAAGATATTCAGGATCATCCTGATGCAAAAGATGTTGCTAAATTAGATGGCCATGTGACATTTGAAGGTGTCACTTTCGCCTATCCCAATGAGGAAAAAAATGCGCTTGAAGAGGTTAGTTTTGATGCACCTCCAGGGAAACAAATTGGGTTAATTGGGGAAACAGGTTCTGGGAAAACAAGTATCACTCAATTAATTACTAGATTTTATGAGCCGCAATCCGGAAGAATTTTAATTGATGGGGAAGAAGTGAACAACTATTCCCTTTACACTTTAAGAAATCAAATTGGCTTTGTGTTGCAGGAGTCTTTTCTGTTCTCCTCCACCATTAAATCCAATATTGCTTATGGAAGACCGAATGCATTGATGGATGAGATTGTTCGGGCAGCAAAAATGGCGCAGGCACACGACTTTATTATGGAGCTACCTGATGGGTACGATACCATGCTTGGAGAACGTGGAATGGGGCTTTCTGGAGGTCAAAAACAGCGAATAGCCATTGCACGTGCGTTGATTTTAGATCCTAGCATTCTAGTATTGGACGATGCGACAAGTGCCGTTGATATGCAAACAGAGTTTAACATCCAAAGAGAATTAAAAGCTGCACTTGCTGGGAGAACCACGTTCATTATTGCTCATAGAATTTCTTCATTAAAACATGCAGACGAAATTTTGGTGCTGGAAGAAGGAAAAGTGATCGAAAGAGGAACACATGAGGAACTTGTTGCCAAAAACGGTGCATACCGAAGAATTTATGATATTCAATATAAAGACCAAAAAACGGTTTTGGAAGCTCAGACTAATTAA
- a CDS encoding TlpA disulfide reductase family protein, whose translation MKLRSPMPELTGATEWLNGQVSKEELIGEKPTLIHFWSVSCHLCKEAMPQVNEFRDNYKDKLNVIAVHMPRSEDDLNIEAIKKTASEHDITQPIFVDSEHKLTDAFENQYVPAYYVFDAEGNLRHFQAGGSGMKMLEKRVNRVLGESDK comes from the coding sequence ATGAAATTACGCTCCCCAATGCCAGAATTAACTGGTGCAACAGAATGGTTAAACGGACAAGTGTCGAAGGAAGAGCTGATTGGAGAAAAACCAACACTTATCCATTTTTGGTCTGTAAGCTGTCATCTATGTAAGGAAGCGATGCCTCAGGTTAATGAATTCCGTGATAATTATAAGGATAAGTTAAATGTTATTGCCGTTCATATGCCACGATCTGAGGATGATCTTAATATAGAAGCAATTAAAAAAACCGCAAGTGAGCATGATATAACGCAGCCAATCTTTGTTGACAGTGAACATAAGCTGACGGATGCTTTTGAAAATCAATATGTTCCCGCCTATTATGTATTTGATGCAGAAGGCAATCTACGCCATTTCCAAGCTGGAGGAAGTGGCATGAAAATGCTTGAAAAGCGTGTCAATCGTGTGCTTGGGGAATCAGACAAATAA
- a CDS encoding DUF368 domain-containing protein — protein MEWKNIYRGILMGICDVVPGVSGGTIAFILGIYDRLIESISGFFSRDWAKHLKFLLPLGIGIGVALVSFSHVLDFLLESYPQQTHFLFLGLIVGVLPLLAKESNMLETFRAQHYIALIIPLLLVGSMAFLQESSRPDIETLTVGSAITLFFAGWLASMSMLLPGISGSMVLLILGYYHTAIGAVQAFNFPVIFVIGAGVAVGFIVSSKLIKIILNKYPKMTFAAIIGLVMGSTAVVYKGFTNSMLGNVVCILAFIAGVIIVQFIARTNNKLVKKQEESS, from the coding sequence ATGGAATGGAAAAACATTTATCGAGGCATTTTGATGGGAATATGCGATGTGGTTCCTGGTGTAAGTGGGGGAACGATTGCATTCATTTTAGGAATATATGACCGTTTAATCGAATCAATTAGTGGCTTTTTCAGTAGAGATTGGGCAAAACATTTAAAATTTCTTCTACCTCTGGGAATTGGAATAGGGGTTGCCTTAGTAAGCTTTAGTCATGTATTAGACTTTTTATTAGAGTCGTATCCACAGCAAACACATTTCTTATTTTTAGGCTTGATTGTCGGAGTTTTACCATTATTGGCTAAAGAATCTAATATGCTTGAAACCTTCAGGGCTCAGCATTACATAGCATTAATTATCCCGCTTCTTCTTGTCGGATCAATGGCATTTTTACAGGAATCAAGTAGGCCAGACATTGAAACATTAACGGTGGGCTCTGCAATTACACTCTTTTTTGCTGGCTGGCTTGCAAGCATGAGCATGCTTCTCCCTGGAATCAGTGGAAGCATGGTGCTGTTAATCTTAGGTTATTATCATACAGCGATTGGAGCTGTTCAAGCATTCAATTTCCCTGTTATTTTCGTTATTGGAGCAGGAGTAGCAGTTGGTTTTATTGTCTCAAGCAAATTGATCAAAATTATTTTAAATAAATATCCAAAAATGACTTTTGCAGCCATCATCGGACTTGTGATGGGCTCAACAGCGGTAGTATATAAAGGCTTTACAAATAGCATGCTTGGAAATGTTGTATGCATTCTCGCATTTATCGCAGGCGTAATCATCGTCCAGTTTATTGCTAGAACCAACAATAAGCTTGTTAAAAAACAGGAAGAATCAAGTTGA
- a CDS encoding ABC transporter ATP-binding protein: MRKKQKVVLNDNVKKRFYYSTDNAIEKPFNWQQMLRLFSYMKPYSKNLLPLAIITMLIATGVRLVVPIIIGKYMFDYAIDQRDMDMVVKLAIIISVLYGLSYVANALRIRWMNMLGQNVIYDLRKHLFTHVQGLSHRFFDQRSAGSILVRIMNDINSLQELFTNGVINLLMDFILLVGIVIILFALSPELAVAILVILPIMFLISTKLRRKIRRAWQDVRIKQAMLNSHLNESIQGIRVTQSFTQERENMGFFDRINTENFQSWRNATQQNAIFRPFVEMTNAVGTAILIWFGAYLIQQNLTGGSSTLTLGVFISFAFYLGMFWEPISRLGQLYNMLLVGMASSERIFEFLDEKPIVDEKEDAIHLDTIKGEIEFKDVEFSYDNKRKALNSISLHMNAGQTVALVGHTGSGKTTIANLISRFYDATGGEVKIDGHNIRDISVKSLRSQISVVLQDTFIFSGTINDNIRFGRPTATDEEVKAAAEAVGVNNFIERLKNGYETEVEERGNVLSVGERQLISFARALLADPSIIILDEATASIDTETEVQIQTALKKLLHGRTAIIIAHRLSTIREADKIIVLDHGNIMEQGNHDQLMEHQGIYYHLVKAQFTMSDVS; the protein is encoded by the coding sequence TTGCGTAAGAAACAAAAGGTTGTCTTAAATGACAATGTGAAAAAAAGATTCTATTATTCTACTGATAATGCGATTGAAAAACCATTCAATTGGCAACAAATGTTACGGTTGTTTTCCTATATGAAGCCGTATTCCAAAAACCTACTCCCGCTGGCGATAATAACGATGCTGATTGCTACAGGAGTAAGGCTGGTTGTGCCAATTATTATTGGTAAATATATGTTTGATTATGCCATTGATCAACGCGATATGGATATGGTTGTTAAGTTAGCTATTATTATATCCGTGCTATATGGCTTGTCCTATGTGGCAAATGCGCTAAGGATTAGATGGATGAATATGCTTGGACAGAATGTTATTTACGATTTGCGAAAACATCTGTTTACTCACGTTCAAGGCCTCTCTCATAGGTTCTTTGATCAGCGCTCAGCAGGTTCCATTCTTGTAAGGATAATGAATGATATTAATTCTCTTCAAGAGCTATTTACAAATGGCGTCATTAATCTATTAATGGACTTTATTCTTTTAGTAGGAATTGTTATCATTCTATTCGCCTTAAGTCCTGAACTAGCTGTTGCTATTCTTGTCATATTGCCAATTATGTTCTTAATTTCTACTAAATTGCGTAGGAAAATTAGAAGGGCTTGGCAGGATGTAAGGATCAAGCAAGCGATGCTAAATTCACATTTGAATGAAAGTATTCAAGGAATTCGTGTGACCCAATCGTTTACTCAGGAAAGAGAAAACATGGGGTTCTTCGACAGAATTAATACAGAGAACTTTCAATCTTGGCGAAATGCAACGCAACAAAATGCTATCTTTAGACCGTTTGTAGAAATGACGAATGCAGTTGGTACCGCAATCCTGATTTGGTTTGGTGCCTATTTAATTCAGCAAAACCTAACAGGTGGCTCCAGCACATTAACACTAGGGGTATTTATTTCCTTTGCATTCTATTTAGGAATGTTCTGGGAGCCCATTTCGCGATTGGGGCAGCTGTATAACATGCTGCTTGTTGGGATGGCTTCCTCTGAAAGAATCTTTGAATTCCTAGATGAAAAACCAATTGTGGATGAAAAAGAAGATGCCATTCATTTAGATACAATTAAGGGAGAGATCGAGTTTAAAGATGTTGAATTTTCATATGATAATAAACGGAAGGCCTTAAACAGTATTTCCTTGCACATGAACGCTGGTCAAACGGTTGCTTTAGTCGGTCATACAGGCTCTGGGAAAACCACGATTGCCAACTTAATTTCGCGGTTTTATGATGCCACTGGCGGTGAAGTGAAAATTGATGGTCATAACATTCGAGATATTTCTGTAAAAAGCTTGCGTTCGCAAATCAGCGTTGTTCTGCAGGATACCTTTATTTTCTCTGGCACCATTAATGATAACATCCGTTTTGGTCGTCCTACGGCTACGGATGAGGAAGTAAAAGCAGCTGCAGAGGCAGTAGGTGTGAATAACTTTATTGAAAGATTAAAAAATGGATATGAAACAGAGGTAGAAGAAAGAGGAAATGTATTATCAGTAGGAGAAAGACAATTGATTTCCTTTGCAAGAGCCTTACTGGCAGATCCTAGCATCATTATTTTAGATGAAGCAACAGCGAGTATAGATACAGAAACAGAAGTACAAATTCAAACTGCTTTGAAAAAGCTTTTACATGGTAGGACTGCAATAATCATTGCGCATCGACTTTCTACGATAAGAGAAGCTGACAAAATCATCGTCCTTGATCATGGAAACATTATGGAACAAGGAAATCATGACCAATTAATGGAGCATCAAGGGATTTATTATCACCTTGTAAAAGCTCAATTTACCATGTCTGATGTAAGTTGA
- a CDS encoding LysR family transcriptional regulator, producing MSTSEFHILSILAKEKNMRKAAERLFVSQPALSQRLQSIEKGWNTKIFIRTQKGLLITPAGEKIVEFAQEVLGKEEKVKEAITSLENEVYGTLKIAVATIIGQYWLPKVLKRYIQEYPNAKVSLVTGWSSDIVKSLYEDEVHLGIIRGNPEWKGVKQHLLTDKLYLVDTEIDDIAALEHTERPFIQFKSDSTYYQEIQVWWHKKFQTPPKRTIVVDQIETCKQMALNGIGYAILPSITIKDDYDKIKKIPLEEDDLSNLHRDTWLIGYESSFRLKQVEAFMEIVSAYQK from the coding sequence ATGAGTACTTCGGAATTTCATATTTTGTCGATATTAGCAAAAGAGAAAAATATGCGCAAAGCAGCTGAGAGGTTATTTGTCTCACAGCCAGCACTTTCACAAAGGCTACAATCCATTGAAAAAGGATGGAACACGAAAATTTTTATTCGTACTCAAAAAGGGTTGCTTATCACCCCGGCAGGAGAAAAAATCGTGGAGTTTGCCCAAGAGGTTCTTGGAAAAGAGGAGAAAGTAAAAGAAGCGATTACCTCCTTAGAAAACGAGGTATATGGTACGTTGAAAATTGCCGTTGCCACTATCATAGGACAGTACTGGCTCCCAAAAGTGCTGAAAAGATATATTCAGGAATATCCAAATGCGAAAGTGTCTCTTGTTACCGGTTGGAGCAGCGATATTGTCAAAAGTTTGTATGAGGATGAGGTTCATTTAGGTATCATTAGAGGGAATCCCGAGTGGAAGGGCGTAAAACAACATTTATTGACAGACAAGCTGTATCTAGTGGATACAGAAATTGATGACATTGCCGCACTTGAGCATACGGAACGACCATTTATTCAATTTAAAAGTGATTCTACCTATTACCAAGAAATACAGGTATGGTGGCATAAGAAATTTCAGACTCCACCAAAACGAACCATTGTAGTAGACCAAATTGAAACATGTAAACAGATGGCATTAAACGGTATCGGCTATGCTATTCTTCCTTCCATTACAATCAAGGATGACTATGATAAAATTAAAAAAATTCCACTAGAAGAAGATGATCTTTCTAACTTACATCGTGATACGTGGCTAATTGGTTATGAATCATCCTTTAGGCTAAAGCAGGTAGAGGCATTTATGGAAATTGTCTCTGCGTATCAAAAATAA
- a CDS encoding mechanosensitive ion channel family protein has translation MGIDLTDIDFMAILTSLGIIAIKLLVILLAYAIVRAVGTKIISRIFEKSTQRQGLSQGRAKTLEKLTTNIFTYVLIFFLVIMVLENVFELDTTAILAGAGIVGLAIGFGAQGIVSDVVTGFFLLLEKQVDVDDYVTTAGFSGIVEEVGLRTTKVRDFDGSLHYIPNREITNLTNHSRGNMRALVDIGISYDDNIDEAVAVIQSVCDQIALEEEAILEGPNVVGVQSLGSSDVVLRVIARTANMEQWGVERKLRKAIKEALDSNGIEIPFPHQVYIEKK, from the coding sequence ATGGGAATTGACTTAACTGATATTGATTTTATGGCAATCTTGACGAGTTTAGGGATTATCGCAATTAAACTTCTTGTTATCCTCCTTGCATATGCCATCGTCAGAGCAGTAGGAACAAAAATTATTAGCAGGATCTTTGAAAAGTCAACACAGCGACAAGGTCTTTCACAAGGAAGAGCGAAAACTTTAGAGAAATTAACAACGAACATTTTTACATATGTATTAATTTTCTTTCTCGTCATTATGGTGCTTGAAAACGTATTTGAACTCGATACGACGGCAATTCTGGCAGGAGCGGGGATCGTTGGTCTTGCCATCGGATTTGGTGCTCAAGGCATCGTTAGTGATGTTGTAACTGGCTTTTTCCTTCTATTAGAAAAGCAAGTCGATGTGGACGATTATGTAACAACGGCAGGTTTTTCTGGAATTGTTGAGGAAGTAGGTCTTAGAACGACTAAAGTTAGGGATTTCGATGGTTCCCTTCATTATATTCCTAATCGTGAAATTACTAATTTAACCAACCATTCTCGTGGGAATATGCGTGCACTTGTGGATATTGGTATTTCCTATGATGATAATATTGACGAGGCTGTGGCAGTGATTCAATCTGTATGTGACCAAATTGCGCTTGAGGAAGAAGCAATTCTAGAGGGTCCAAATGTAGTGGGAGTGCAAAGCCTTGGAAGCTCTGATGTTGTACTGCGGGTCATTGCTAGAACAGCAAATATGGAGCAATGGGGAGTAGAAAGGAAGCTACGAAAAGCTATTAAAGAAGCACTCGATTCCAATGGAATTGAAATTCCTTTCCCTCATCAAGTATATATTGAAAAGAAATAA
- a CDS encoding peroxiredoxin: MAERMVGKQAPRFEMDAVLPNKEFGKVSLEENMKNDKWTVLFFYPMDFTFVCPTEITAMSDRYDEFEDLDAEIIGVSTDTIHTHLAWINTDRKENGLGELKYPLAADTNHVVSRDYGVLIEDEGIALRGLYIISPEGELQYQTVFHNNIGRDVDETLRVLQALQTGGLCPANWKPGQATL, from the coding sequence ATGGCAGAACGCATGGTAGGTAAACAGGCTCCACGTTTTGAAATGGATGCTGTGTTACCAAACAAAGAATTCGGTAAAGTAAGCTTGGAAGAAAACATGAAAAACGATAAATGGACAGTACTTTTCTTCTATCCAATGGACTTCACATTTGTATGTCCAACTGAAATTACTGCAATGAGTGACCGTTATGATGAGTTTGAAGACTTAGATGCAGAAATCATTGGAGTTTCTACAGATACCATCCACACTCACTTAGCATGGATTAACACTGACCGTAAGGAAAATGGTCTTGGTGAATTAAAATATCCATTAGCAGCAGATACAAACCACGTTGTATCTCGTGACTATGGCGTTCTAATTGAAGATGAGGGGATTGCGCTTCGTGGTCTTTACATCATCAGCCCAGAAGGCGAACTACAGTACCAAACTGTATTCCATAACAACATTGGCCGTGATGTAGATGAAACATTGCGTGTACTTCAAGCATTACAAACTGGTGGTCTTTGCCCAGCGAACTGGAAGCCTGGACAAGCTACTTTATAA
- a CDS encoding N-acetyldiaminopimelate deacetylase yields the protein MSNVNNPFVQVRRELHQIPEKGFHETKTQGYLLRYIQGLSQDNLEVKTWKTGIFVKVNGTNPSATIGYRADMDGLPITEETDYTFRSMHEGMMHACGHDMHMSIALGILTHFAHHPPKDNLLFMFQPAEEGPGGAEEMIKTDIFSAWKPDMIVALHIAPEYPVGTIATKPGLLFANTSELYIDLQGRGGHAAYPHQTIDMVVAACSLVTQLQTVVARNVDPLDSAVITIGKITGGTVQNIIAEKARLEGTIRTLSVESMKKVKERIEALVQGVEVGYNCKTEIDYGSMYHQVDNDVALTEEFMRFVEDNTNVKMILCKEAMTGEDYGYMIENIPGFMFWLGAESPYGLHHAKLDPNEDAIGVAINTMISYLNFKAN from the coding sequence GTGTCTAATGTAAATAATCCCTTTGTGCAAGTAAGAAGGGAGCTTCACCAAATCCCTGAAAAGGGCTTTCACGAAACCAAAACGCAAGGGTACTTGCTACGCTATATACAAGGTCTCTCCCAAGATAATTTAGAGGTGAAGACATGGAAAACAGGCATTTTTGTTAAAGTAAACGGAACAAATCCAAGCGCTACTATTGGTTATCGTGCTGATATGGATGGATTGCCGATAACAGAAGAAACAGATTATACTTTTCGGTCTATGCATGAGGGAATGATGCATGCGTGTGGACATGATATGCACATGAGTATTGCTCTTGGCATTCTCACGCATTTTGCACACCATCCTCCTAAAGATAACTTGTTATTCATGTTCCAGCCAGCAGAAGAAGGGCCAGGAGGGGCAGAAGAAATGATTAAGACAGACATTTTTTCTGCTTGGAAGCCGGATATGATTGTTGCTTTGCACATTGCACCAGAATATCCAGTTGGCACAATAGCCACAAAACCAGGATTGCTTTTTGCGAACACTTCTGAATTGTATATTGATCTTCAAGGTCGAGGAGGGCATGCAGCATACCCTCATCAAACAATAGATATGGTTGTAGCAGCTTGCTCATTAGTCACCCAACTACAAACCGTTGTAGCTAGAAATGTTGATCCCTTAGATAGTGCGGTCATTACCATCGGAAAAATAACAGGCGGTACCGTGCAAAATATCATTGCAGAAAAAGCAAGGCTTGAAGGAACGATAAGAACACTGTCTGTAGAGAGTATGAAAAAGGTAAAAGAACGAATCGAAGCACTTGTTCAAGGTGTGGAGGTTGGCTACAACTGTAAAACAGAAATTGATTATGGAAGCATGTATCATCAGGTAGATAATGATGTTGCTCTTACCGAGGAGTTTATGCGCTTTGTGGAGGATAATACAAATGTGAAGATGATACTTTGTAAAGAAGCCATGACGGGTGAGGATTATGGCTATATGATTGAGAATATCCCCGGGTTCATGTTTTGGTTAGGAGCGGAATCACCTTACGGGCTACATCATGCCAAACTTGATCCAAATGAGGATGCTATTGGTGTGGCCATTAATACCATGATTTCATACTTAAATTTTAAAGCAAACTAG
- the dapD gene encoding 2,3,4,5-tetrahydropyridine-2,6-dicarboxylate N-acetyltransferase: protein MKMMDANEIISFIQNSTKSTPVKVYVKGELEGINFGASSKTFFNGNSGVVFGEWAEIETALKTNEEKIEDFVVENDRRNSAIPLLDMKGVKARIEPGAIIRDQVEIGDNAVIMMGASINIGAVVGEGTMIDMNVVLGGRATVGKNCHIGAGTVLAGVIEPPSAKPVVIEDDVVIGANAVVLEGVTVGKGAVVAAGAIVIDDVAPYTVVAGTPARKIKDIDEKTKSKTEIKQELRQL from the coding sequence ATGAAAATGATGGATGCAAATGAAATTATTTCTTTCATTCAAAATAGCACAAAATCAACACCTGTAAAGGTTTATGTTAAAGGAGAGCTAGAAGGAATCAACTTTGGAGCTTCCTCAAAAACATTTTTCAACGGTAACAGTGGAGTTGTTTTTGGAGAATGGGCTGAAATAGAAACGGCACTAAAGACTAATGAAGAGAAAATAGAGGATTTTGTCGTAGAAAACGACCGTCGCAACTCTGCCATTCCTTTATTAGACATGAAAGGTGTTAAAGCGCGTATTGAGCCTGGTGCCATCATTCGTGATCAAGTAGAAATTGGGGACAATGCTGTTATTATGATGGGGGCATCCATCAATATTGGTGCAGTCGTAGGGGAAGGTACCATGATTGATATGAACGTAGTCCTTGGCGGAAGAGCTACTGTTGGGAAAAACTGTCATATCGGAGCAGGTACTGTATTGGCAGGAGTAATTGAGCCGCCATCAGCTAAACCGGTTGTCATTGAAGATGATGTTGTTATTGGAGCAAATGCTGTTGTCCTTGAAGGGGTAACAGTTGGTAAGGGTGCAGTTGTTGCAGCAGGTGCAATCGTCATTGATGATGTTGCTCCATATACCGTTGTTGCAGGTACACCAGCAAGAAAAATTAAAGACATTGACGAAAAGACAAAATCAAAGACGGAAATTAAACAAGAGCTTCGTCAGTTATAA
- a CDS encoding YkuS family protein gives MPKIGVEQSLSDVQQALQAKGYEVVPLTNENDAKGCDCCIVTGIDNNLMGISNSVTAGSVIEASGMTADQICQQVESRITQ, from the coding sequence ATGCCTAAAATCGGTGTAGAACAATCCTTGTCTGATGTGCAACAAGCATTGCAGGCAAAAGGGTATGAGGTTGTACCGTTAACAAATGAAAATGATGCAAAGGGCTGCGATTGCTGTATTGTTACAGGAATTGACAACAACTTAATGGGAATTTCTAATAGTGTAACGGCTGGCTCGGTTATAGAAGCTAGTGGAATGACCGCAGATCAAATTTGCCAGCAGGTTGAAAGCAGAATTACTCAATAA